In Porites lutea chromosome 9, jaPorLute2.1, whole genome shotgun sequence, a single window of DNA contains:
- the LOC140947420 gene encoding mothers against decapentaplegic homolog 5-like, with protein MTTMASLFSFTPPAVKRLLGWKQGDEEEKWAEKAIESLVKKLKKKKGALEELENALSKPGQPSKCVTITRSLDGRLQVSHRKGLPHVIYCRVWRWPDLQSHHELKPLDCCEYAFGLKQKEVCINPYHYRRVESPVLPPVLVPRQSEYPRPAPPLPSPFRSVDDPPMPYNASYPFSNRPTQLEHSPASSFDMPDTPTGYMSEDGGSPRPVDPNSMDVDTVNSPPSVSHQQDFSHATAINYQEPSSWCSISYYELNNRVGEQFHAHCTSVVVDGFTDPNTANSERFCLGLLSNVNRNSTIESTRRHIGKGVHLYYVGGEVYAECLSDSAIFVQSRNCNHSHGFHPTTVCKIPSGCTLKIFNNQEFAQLLSQSVNYGYEAVYELTKMCSIRLSFVKGWGAEYHRQDVTSTPCWIEIHLHGPLHWLDKVLSQMGPPRNPISSVS; from the exons ATGACGACTATGGCTTCGCTCTTCTCGTTCACCCCTCCTGCCGTGAAAAGACTGCTTGGTTGGAAACAGGGCGACGAAGAAGAGAAATGGGCGGAAAAAGCTATCGAGTCTTTAGTAAAGAAgctaaagaagaagaaaggcgCCCTTGAGGAGCTGGAAAATGCACTGTCAAAGCCGGGTCAGCCGTCAAAATGTGTGACAATCACTCGTAGTTTAGACGGGCGCCTTCAGGTCTCGCACAGGAAAGGTTTGCCGCATGTAATTTACTGTCGAGTATGGCGATGGCCCGATCTTCAAAGCCACCACGAATTAAAACCGTTGGATTGTTGCGAGTATGCTTTTGGGCTGAAACAAAAAGAAGTCTGCATTAATCCGTATCACTACAGACGCGTCGAAAGTCCCG TTTTACCGCCAGTACTCGTACCAAGACAAAGCGAGTATCCAAGACCGGCACCGCCGTTGCCTTCTCCATTTAGAAGTGTCGATGATCCACCTATGCCTTACAATGCTTCATATCCATTTTCAAATCGACCTACTCAGCTTGAACACAGTCCTGCAAGCAGCTTTGACATGCCAG ACACACCCACTGGCTATATGTCTGAAGATGGTGGCTCACCCCGGCCAGTTGACCCAAATTCTATGGATGTTGATACTGTGAATTCACCGCCATCTGTGTCGCATCAACAAG atttTTCTCATGCAACTGCAATCAACTACCAGGAACCCTCCTCATGGTGTTCTATATCCTACTATGAATTGAATAACAGAGTTGGTGAACAGTTCCATGCCCACTGCACTAGTGTCGTTGTTGATGGATTTACCGACCCCAACACTGCAAACTCAGAAAGGTTCTGCTTGGGACTGTTATCAAATGTCAATCGTAATTCTACCATTGAAAGCACAAGACGACACATTGGGAAAGGTGTGCATCTGTATTATGTTGGAGGGGAGGTTTATGCTGAATGCCTCAGCGACTCAGCCATATTTGTGCAGAGTAGGAATTGTAACCACAGTCATGGTTTTCATCCAACAACAGTTTGCAAGATTCCATCAGGCTGcactttgaaaattttcaacaaCCAAGAATTTGCTCAGCTGCTTTCTCAGTCAGTCAATTATGGATATGAGGCTGTTTATGAGTTAACAAAGATGTGTTCAATCCGCTTGAGTTTTGTCAAAGGCTGGGGAGCCGAATACCATCGACAAGATGTAACAAGTACTCCATGCTGGATTGAAATTCACCTTCATGGCCCTTTACATTGGTTAGATAAAGTCCTTAGTCAAATGGGTCCACCAAGAAACCCAATATCTTCTGTTTCTTAA